A part of Aspergillus flavus chromosome 5, complete sequence genomic DNA contains:
- a CDS encoding uncharacterized protein (expressed protein), with product MARGYTVLQALYSLTAPSEITDISSTLFGLAFFSLPVFLCPSTLVSLLNTLCLDPNKARYSNSRVVCLLSRLLSLSSPYSVYISRVYWVSFRRPLLMTVLPVTMFLPLPPTPTPTALLETTSPFDREDALQVEQRQKQCDGTCTYGLCFCTPYHWCHCNVHKAHCVCRW from the exons ATGGCAAGAGGATATACTGTGCTTCAAGCGTTGTATTCATTGACTGCGCCGAGTGAAATAACGG ATATATCTTCAACACTCTTCGgccttgctttcttctctcttcctgtCTTTCTCTGCCCATCAACACTTGTATCACTACTAAACACACTCTGCCTCGATCCAAACAAAGCAAGATACTCCAACTCCCGAGTAGTATGCCTTCTATCAAGACTTCTGTCGCTCTCCTCGCCATACTCAGTCTATATCTCAAGAGTGTACTGGGTTTCTTTCCGCAGACCTTTACTCATGACAGTACTACCAGTAACAATGTTCCTACCCCTACCCCCCACTCCCACGCCTACAGCTCTTCTAGAGACCACCAGCCCCTTCGATCGAGAGGATGCCCTCCAGGTTGAGCAGAGACAA AAACAATGCGATGGGACCTGCACCTATGGGCTTTGCTTCTGCACCCCCTACCATTGGTGTCACTGTAATGTCCATAAGGCACACTGTGTTTGCAGATG GTAA